The following coding sequences are from one Nicotiana tabacum cultivar K326 chromosome 1, ASM71507v2, whole genome shotgun sequence window:
- the LOC107763494 gene encoding glutaredoxin-C6-like — MRGNSFYGPFSDGGVRLELTPTTNSPLAIDVAESTEMRIQRLISENPVVIFTRSSCCMCHVMKKLLSAIGVHPTVIELEEDEIAALPSTAAVTGDEVISDGSGPGEAPAVFIGGTRVGGLESLVALHLSGRLVPRLVEVGVITDVVL, encoded by the coding sequence ATGAGAGGCAACAGCTTCTACGGGCCGTTTTCCGATGGCGGAGTACGGCTAGAACTCACTCCCACCACCAATTCACCGCTCGCCATCGACGTGGCGGAGTCGACGGAGATGAGAATTCAACGCCTCATCTCCGAAAACCCTGTCGTCATCTTTACCCGTTCGTCTTGCTGCATGTGCCACGTCATGAAGAAATTGCTATCTGCTATAGGGGTTCACCCTACTGTGATTGAGCTAGAGGAGGATGAGATCGCCGCGCTTCCGTCCACCGCCGCCGTCACCGGCGATGAGGTTATCTCCGATGGTTCCGGTCCCGGAGAAGCGCCGGCGGTATTCATCGGCGGGACACGTGTCGGCGGGTTAGAGAGCCTCGTGGCACTTCACTTGAGTGGCCGTCTTGTTCCGAGGCTTGTGGAAGTTGGTGTCATCACTGATGTGGTATTGTAA